In one Cystobacter fuscus DSM 2262 genomic region, the following are encoded:
- a CDS encoding OsmC family protein encodes MAIQSQTEQSGAFRQVLHVGAHTLHADTPTTPGGEASAPSPHDYFDASLASCKALTAMWYAKKYGMALERVETLVERDDSRERQGTYVLHVKLAFHGALSQEEKQKLHDAVARCPIHKLMTSTTIEVVTAPLDPAGS; translated from the coding sequence ATGGCCATCCAGAGTCAAACCGAGCAGAGCGGCGCGTTCCGCCAGGTCCTCCATGTCGGCGCCCACACCCTCCACGCCGACACCCCCACCACGCCGGGCGGCGAGGCCTCCGCCCCCAGTCCCCATGACTACTTCGATGCCTCACTCGCGTCGTGCAAGGCCCTGACGGCCATGTGGTACGCGAAGAAGTACGGCATGGCGCTCGAGCGCGTGGAGACGCTCGTCGAGCGCGACGACTCGCGCGAGCGCCAGGGCACCTATGTGCTCCACGTGAAGCTCGCCTTCCACGGCGCCCTCTCCCAGGAGGAGAAGCAGAAGCTCCACGACGCCGTCGCGCGCTGCCCCATCCACAAGCTCATGACCTCGACCACCATCGAGGTCGTCACGGCGCCGCTCGACCCGGCCGGCTCCTGA
- a CDS encoding pirin family protein has translation MNSQDTMDLKSHPALETLIVAPTKDLGDGFEVRRALPSARRRMVGPFIFLDQMGPALFEAGKGLDVRPHPHIGLATVTYLFEGSILHRDSLGTVQSIHAGAVNWMTAGRGIVHSERTAPQTRATGGKLFGLQAWVALPKAHEETAPTFIHHPAETMPFLEGEGVRMHVLAGALHGKRSPVKTFSDMFYADVALQKGARFVIPAEHEERGLYLAEGSVEVDGTEFGVGELLVLRPGSEFVVRATRATRMAVLGGEPMDGPRYIFWNFVSSSKERLEQAKADWRERRFAAVPAETEFIPLPAEPPAPVRYP, from the coding sequence ATGAACAGCCAAGACACGATGGACCTCAAGTCGCACCCCGCGCTGGAGACGTTGATCGTCGCCCCGACGAAGGACCTGGGGGATGGCTTCGAGGTGCGGCGGGCGCTGCCCTCGGCGAGGCGGCGGATGGTGGGGCCCTTCATCTTCCTGGACCAGATGGGGCCGGCGCTGTTCGAGGCGGGCAAGGGGCTGGACGTGCGGCCGCACCCGCACATCGGCCTGGCCACGGTCACCTATCTCTTCGAGGGCTCCATCCTGCACCGGGACAGCCTGGGCACGGTGCAGTCCATCCACGCGGGGGCGGTGAACTGGATGACGGCGGGCCGGGGCATCGTGCACTCCGAGCGCACGGCACCGCAGACGCGCGCCACGGGCGGCAAGCTCTTCGGGCTCCAGGCGTGGGTGGCGCTGCCCAAGGCGCATGAGGAGACGGCGCCCACCTTCATCCACCACCCCGCCGAGACGATGCCCTTCCTCGAGGGCGAGGGCGTGCGCATGCACGTGCTGGCTGGAGCGCTGCATGGCAAGCGCTCGCCGGTGAAGACCTTCTCGGACATGTTCTACGCGGACGTGGCGCTGCAGAAGGGGGCGCGCTTCGTCATCCCGGCCGAGCACGAGGAGCGTGGGCTCTATCTCGCCGAGGGCTCGGTGGAGGTGGATGGCACCGAGTTCGGCGTGGGCGAGCTGCTCGTGCTGCGTCCGGGCAGCGAGTTCGTCGTGCGAGCCACCCGCGCGACGCGCATGGCGGTGCTGGGGGGCGAGCCGATGGACGGTCCGCGTTACATCTTCTGGAACTTCGTCTCCAGCTCGAAGGAGCGGTTGGAGCAGGCCAAGGCGGACTGGCGCGAGCGCCGCTTCGCCGCGGTCCCCGCGGAGACGGAGTTCATCCCGCTGCCCGCGGAGCCGCCCGCGCCCGTGCGCTATCCGTGA
- a CDS encoding AAA family ATPase — MSDPARVHIEELRVSGYRAFENARLRFDDLTILVGRNGAGKSTLLDALEFVRDALSDSLVNALERRGGIQALLHQGTRDAKELSVAIRLRLSSRYLAEVWTRTGLGAHPGTLKEGALVTYGFRIAPTRGGLGFEVKKEVARADSSEQGFTRTARGSWRFDDRGLPRGARATSRDALALPLAAEHEALYRALLDALKASVRVYSLSPSAIRAEPPLGGASILSRSGSNAGDVLHHLERGKGDIDWINRHLGAITPGIVRVRADTAAGRRLIRFHQRYNKSKTAGVVFDVGDMSDGTLRCLAILLALRQKPSPALVCIEEIEDSVHPAALGVLLDAIEASTNRCQVLLTSHSPEALSHPAVTADRVRVVEWREGTSQIFPLSPGAREMSLPPRSVGKLLRTNALFTAEGSDRVEGDFFTAP, encoded by the coding sequence ATGAGTGACCCCGCGCGTGTCCACATCGAGGAACTTCGGGTCTCCGGTTACCGGGCCTTCGAGAACGCCCGCCTGCGGTTCGACGACCTGACGATCCTGGTCGGCCGGAATGGTGCGGGCAAGAGCACGCTCCTCGATGCCTTGGAGTTCGTTCGGGACGCGCTGAGTGACTCGCTGGTGAATGCGCTGGAGCGCCGAGGGGGAATCCAGGCCCTGCTCCATCAGGGGACGCGCGACGCCAAAGAGCTGTCCGTGGCCATTCGCCTGCGATTGTCTTCCCGATACCTCGCCGAGGTGTGGACCCGTACGGGATTGGGCGCGCATCCGGGGACCTTGAAGGAAGGCGCCCTCGTGACCTACGGCTTTCGTATTGCCCCCACGCGAGGAGGACTGGGCTTCGAGGTCAAGAAGGAGGTCGCGCGCGCTGACTCGTCTGAGCAAGGATTCACGCGCACCGCGCGGGGAAGCTGGCGCTTCGATGATCGGGGCCTACCGCGCGGCGCGCGTGCGACGTCGCGCGATGCCCTGGCGCTTCCCCTCGCCGCCGAGCACGAGGCACTGTACCGGGCCTTGTTGGATGCGCTGAAGGCGAGCGTTCGCGTGTACAGCCTGTCGCCTTCGGCCATTCGCGCGGAGCCTCCCTTGGGGGGCGCGAGCATCCTGAGCCGGAGCGGAAGCAACGCGGGTGATGTGCTGCATCACCTCGAGCGCGGCAAGGGTGATATCGACTGGATCAACAGACACCTCGGGGCCATCACTCCTGGCATCGTGCGGGTGCGGGCCGACACCGCGGCGGGTCGCAGGCTCATCCGCTTCCACCAGCGATACAACAAGAGCAAGACGGCTGGGGTCGTCTTCGACGTGGGAGACATGTCGGATGGAACCCTGCGCTGTCTGGCCATCCTGCTCGCGCTTCGGCAGAAGCCCTCGCCCGCGCTCGTGTGCATCGAGGAGATCGAGGACTCCGTTCACCCCGCCGCGCTCGGGGTGCTGTTGGATGCCATCGAGGCCAGCACCAACCGCTGCCAGGTCCTGCTCACCTCGCACAGTCCCGAGGCCTTGAGTCACCCCGCCGTGACCGCCGACCGGGTCCGGGTCGTCGAGTGGCGCGAGGGCACCAGTCAGATCTTCCCGCTGAGCCCGGGGGCGCGGGAGATGAGCCTGCCGCCCCGGTCCGTCGGCAAACTGCTCCGCACCAACGCGCTCTTCACGGCGGAAGGCTCCGATCGGGTCGAGGGCGACTTCTTCACGGCCCCGTGA
- a CDS encoding DUF4276 family protein → MRPKLRILAIVEGHGEQTAVPVLLRRWFQHRRFREFETPDLAIRASGAGALKCPHDADDELGIEYYVEMAARERPDGILVLLDSDDECQERARTSRRGLGPELLERAREVAPHIPIEVVVAHREYEVWFLAALASLRRAGHLPRAARLPTPLSDIETIRDCKKRLKPLLGRPYEETTDQPDFTGALPFTPAMARRSRSYRKLLKSLEALTRAARENRNRRRPSSGRM, encoded by the coding sequence ATGCGCCCCAAGCTCCGAATCCTGGCCATCGTCGAGGGGCATGGGGAGCAGACCGCGGTCCCCGTGCTCCTTCGCCGGTGGTTCCAACACCGCCGCTTCCGCGAGTTCGAGACGCCGGACCTCGCCATTCGTGCTTCGGGCGCCGGGGCGCTCAAATGCCCTCACGATGCCGACGACGAGCTGGGCATCGAGTACTACGTCGAGATGGCGGCGCGGGAGCGGCCCGATGGCATCCTCGTCCTACTCGATTCCGACGACGAGTGTCAGGAGCGCGCCAGGACATCCCGTCGCGGACTCGGTCCCGAACTCCTCGAGCGTGCTCGTGAGGTCGCGCCGCACATCCCCATCGAGGTGGTGGTGGCCCATCGGGAGTACGAGGTGTGGTTCCTCGCGGCCCTGGCCAGCCTGCGGCGGGCCGGACACCTCCCTCGCGCGGCCCGGCTTCCCACTCCGCTCTCGGACATCGAGACCATTCGTGACTGCAAGAAGCGGCTGAAGCCGTTGCTGGGCCGTCCCTACGAGGAGACGACGGATCAGCCAGACTTCACCGGGGCCCTGCCATTCACTCCCGCGATGGCCAGACGCTCGCGCTCCTATCGCAAGCTGCTCAAGTCCCTGGAGGCGCTCACTCGCGCCGCCCGCGAGAACAGGAACAGACGTCGGCCTTCTTCTGGACGGATGTGA
- a CDS encoding ADP-ribosylglycohydrolase family protein — protein MKKDAILGALLGTVVGDALGLPREGLSRRRASRMFGGAPLRHRFFLGRGVGSDDTEHACMVAQALLAAPDSPEHFASNLAWRLRGWLLGLPAGIGWATLRATVKLWLGFPPGRSGVVSAGNGPAMRAPLLGVCLAEHPERLEAFVRASSRMTHRDARAEQGALAVALAAAHGARRGGVDAEEMMREWAARLDEPSWREALVRLRAAWERGASVPEFAAELGLERGVSGYVMHTVPVVLYAWLRHGTDFPRAVEEVILLGGDSDTTGAIVGALAGATTGAGSIPPPWLEGLAEWPRSVGWLRRLGERLAARFSGPGALTTPGALPLFWPALLPRNLLVLGLVLGHGFRRLLPPY, from the coding sequence ATGAAGAAGGACGCCATCCTGGGCGCGCTGCTGGGGACGGTGGTGGGAGACGCGCTCGGACTGCCGCGCGAGGGATTGTCCCGGCGGCGTGCGTCGCGCATGTTCGGCGGAGCGCCGCTGCGCCACCGCTTCTTCCTCGGCCGAGGCGTGGGCAGTGATGACACGGAACACGCCTGCATGGTGGCGCAGGCGCTGCTCGCCGCGCCCGACTCTCCCGAGCACTTCGCGAGCAACCTCGCCTGGCGGCTGCGGGGCTGGCTGCTCGGCCTGCCCGCTGGGATTGGCTGGGCCACGCTGCGCGCCACGGTGAAGCTGTGGCTCGGCTTTCCGCCCGGCCGCAGCGGGGTGGTGTCCGCGGGCAATGGCCCGGCCATGCGCGCGCCGCTGCTGGGCGTGTGTCTCGCCGAGCACCCGGAGCGGCTGGAGGCGTTCGTCCGGGCCTCGAGCCGGATGACCCACCGGGATGCCCGCGCCGAGCAGGGCGCGCTGGCGGTGGCGCTGGCGGCGGCCCATGGCGCCCGGCGGGGCGGCGTGGACGCGGAGGAGATGATGCGCGAGTGGGCGGCCCGCCTCGACGAGCCCTCGTGGCGCGAGGCGCTCGTCCGGCTGCGCGCGGCCTGGGAGCGGGGCGCGAGCGTGCCGGAGTTCGCCGCGGAGCTGGGGCTCGAGCGAGGGGTGAGCGGCTACGTGATGCACACCGTGCCGGTGGTGCTCTACGCCTGGCTGCGGCACGGCACGGACTTCCCGCGGGCGGTGGAGGAGGTCATCCTGCTCGGCGGCGACAGCGACACCACGGGCGCCATCGTCGGGGCGCTGGCGGGCGCGACCACGGGGGCGGGGAGCATTCCACCCCCGTGGCTCGAGGGTCTCGCCGAGTGGCCCCGCTCGGTGGGGTGGCTGCGGCGGCTCGGGGAGCGGCTCGCGGCCCGGTTCTCGGGGCCGGGGGCACTCACGACGCCGGGTGCCCTGCCCCTCTTCTGGCCGGCGCTCCTGCCGCGCAACCTGCTCGTGCTCGGCCTCGTGCTGGGGCACGGGTTCCGACGGCTGCTGCCTCCCTATTGA
- a CDS encoding TIGR02452 family protein translates to MSLVDVASETVRIVEQGEYEAPSGRKVSVRDEVEGATRGTRLYRPSDFGALTRPEPVGSAPRLEVTAEKTGEAARRLVEAEGVTRVLALNFASAKNPGGGFLGGAKAQEEDLSRCSALYACLLRQPDYYTENRRQPSMLYTEHLIYSPEVPFFRDEQGTLLERPFLVSLITSPAPNAGEALRRDPSLRPRIREVLEARALNVLRVAAHQGHRVLVLGAWGCGVFRNDPREVSEAFARALAALPGAFERVVFAVYERGGDGPNLRAFRERFG, encoded by the coding sequence ATGTCTCTGGTGGACGTCGCGAGCGAGACGGTGCGGATCGTGGAGCAGGGGGAGTACGAGGCGCCGTCGGGCCGGAAGGTGTCGGTGAGGGACGAGGTGGAGGGGGCCACGCGGGGCACGCGGCTCTACCGGCCCTCGGACTTCGGAGCGCTGACGCGGCCCGAGCCGGTGGGGAGCGCTCCCCGGCTGGAGGTGACCGCCGAGAAGACGGGGGAGGCGGCGCGCCGGCTCGTCGAGGCGGAGGGCGTGACGCGCGTGCTGGCGCTCAACTTCGCCTCCGCGAAGAATCCCGGCGGGGGCTTTCTCGGCGGGGCCAAGGCCCAGGAAGAGGATTTGTCCCGGTGCTCGGCGCTCTACGCCTGTCTGCTGCGTCAGCCCGACTACTACACGGAGAACCGGCGGCAGCCGTCGATGCTCTACACCGAGCACCTCATCTACTCGCCCGAGGTGCCCTTCTTCCGGGACGAGCAGGGCACGTTGCTGGAGCGGCCCTTCCTGGTCTCGCTCATCACCTCGCCCGCGCCCAACGCGGGCGAGGCCCTGCGGCGCGACCCCTCCCTGCGCCCCCGCATCCGCGAGGTGCTCGAGGCCCGGGCCCTGAATGTCCTGCGGGTGGCGGCCCACCAGGGCCACCGGGTGTTGGTGCTCGGGGCCTGGGGGTGCGGTGTCTTCCGCAATGACCCCCGGGAGGTCTCCGAGGCCTTCGCGCGGGCCCTGGCGGCGCTCCCGGGCGCCTTCGAGCGGGTGGTGTTCGCGGTGTACGAGCGGGGCGGGGACGGTCCCAACCTGCGCGCGTTCCGCGAGCGCTTCGGCTGA
- a CDS encoding RNase H family protein translates to MESRPTVVFADGACSGNPGPGGWGTIIVTSAGEVTELGGHEPETTNNRMELTAVGKALRHLERTPGPLLIHTDSTYVIQGITRWAFGWSRRGWKTAEGGDVANAVYWKRLMALLAERKQTFPPEAAAVEWRYVRGHAGVPGNERVDEIAVAYSKGRSVRLYVGPLSGYGVDVLQVPEDTSLPEEKPRQREGSSAKAYSYLSEVGRSVKRHATWAACERRVKGVPGARFKKTRSAQDEVKVLEEWGFSPQDVQSED, encoded by the coding sequence ATGGAGAGCCGTCCCACCGTGGTCTTCGCTGATGGTGCTTGTTCCGGCAACCCCGGCCCGGGAGGCTGGGGGACCATCATCGTCACGTCCGCGGGCGAGGTGACGGAACTGGGGGGTCACGAGCCGGAGACCACCAACAACCGCATGGAACTGACGGCGGTGGGCAAGGCGCTGCGCCACCTGGAGCGCACGCCGGGGCCGCTGCTCATCCACACGGACTCCACCTACGTGATTCAAGGCATCACCCGCTGGGCGTTCGGGTGGAGCCGGCGCGGGTGGAAGACGGCCGAGGGCGGCGACGTGGCCAACGCCGTCTACTGGAAGCGGCTCATGGCGCTGCTGGCCGAGCGCAAGCAGACCTTCCCCCCCGAGGCCGCCGCCGTGGAGTGGCGCTACGTGCGGGGGCACGCGGGCGTGCCGGGCAACGAGCGGGTGGATGAGATCGCCGTCGCCTACTCCAAGGGCCGGAGCGTGCGGCTCTACGTGGGCCCGCTGTCGGGCTACGGCGTGGACGTGCTCCAGGTGCCCGAGGACACCTCCCTGCCCGAGGAGAAGCCCCGGCAGCGCGAGGGCTCCTCGGCCAAGGCGTACTCCTATCTGAGCGAGGTGGGCCGCAGCGTGAAGCGGCACGCGACCTGGGCCGCGTGCGAGCGCCGGGTGAAGGGCGTGCCGGGCGCCCGCTTCAAGAAGACGCGCAGCGCGCAGGACGAGGTGAAGGTGCTCGAGGAGTGGGGCTTCTCGCCCCAGGACGTCCAGTCGGAGGACTGA
- a CDS encoding serpin family protein produces the protein MTSPRRWLLPSLVVALGFAGCSSAAPPGERIASAKARVTKPDVPAEDFAALVAGNTDFAASMYRQLSKPGENLLFSPFSISHAFAMVYAGARGDTGSQMAQALHFTLPQERLHPAVNALNLALQARAKAKVKGGGSPPTLRVVNAAWGQQGYAFESPFLDVLAQHYGTGMYAVDFITKPKSIREDINAWVEAQTLGRIQDLLPADLVTPDTRLVLANALYFKGEWQESFANTRQAPFHLLDGGTRQVSMMRGPITAPLLKGGDFDAVAIPYKGQAFRMLVIVPHEGRFAQVESRLSADFLDSIRAGLRSSPISLGLPRFKVTQATPLDESLEALGMVDAFSERADLSGVSRQEELMISAAQHQAFLSVDERGTEAAAATAVVIVRESAPEPYVVDRPFLFLIEDVETKSVLFLGRLVNP, from the coding sequence ATGACTTCACCGCGCCGTTGGTTGCTTCCCTCACTCGTCGTCGCGCTGGGGTTCGCGGGCTGCTCCTCGGCCGCGCCGCCGGGAGAGCGCATCGCCTCGGCCAAGGCGCGGGTGACGAAGCCGGATGTCCCGGCCGAGGACTTCGCGGCGCTCGTCGCCGGCAACACCGACTTCGCCGCCTCGATGTACCGGCAGCTCTCCAAGCCGGGGGAGAACCTGCTCTTCTCGCCCTTCAGCATCAGTCATGCGTTCGCGATGGTGTACGCGGGGGCGCGTGGCGACACCGGGTCGCAAATGGCCCAGGCGCTGCACTTCACCCTGCCGCAGGAGCGGCTCCACCCCGCCGTGAACGCGCTGAATCTGGCGCTCCAAGCCCGCGCCAAGGCCAAGGTGAAGGGCGGAGGCTCGCCGCCCACGTTGCGCGTGGTGAACGCCGCCTGGGGCCAGCAGGGGTACGCGTTCGAGTCGCCCTTCCTCGACGTGCTCGCCCAGCACTACGGCACGGGGATGTACGCGGTGGACTTCATCACGAAGCCCAAGTCCATCCGCGAGGACATCAACGCTTGGGTCGAGGCTCAGACGCTGGGCCGCATCCAGGACTTGCTCCCGGCCGACCTGGTGACTCCCGACACGCGCCTGGTGCTCGCCAACGCGCTCTATTTCAAGGGGGAGTGGCAGGAGTCCTTCGCGAACACCCGCCAGGCCCCGTTCCACCTGCTGGACGGCGGCACGCGGCAGGTCTCCATGATGCGCGGCCCGATCACGGCTCCCTTGCTGAAGGGCGGGGACTTCGATGCCGTCGCCATCCCGTACAAGGGGCAGGCCTTCCGCATGCTCGTCATCGTTCCCCACGAGGGCCGGTTCGCCCAGGTCGAGTCACGGCTGTCGGCGGACTTCCTGGACAGCATCCGGGCGGGACTGCGCAGCAGCCCTATCTCCCTCGGGTTGCCCAGATTCAAGGTGACGCAGGCCACCCCCCTCGACGAGTCGCTCGAAGCGCTCGGCATGGTGGACGCCTTCTCGGAGCGCGCCGACCTGTCGGGAGTGAGCCGGCAGGAGGAGTTGATGATCTCGGCCGCGCAACACCAGGCCTTCCTCTCCGTGGATGAGCGGGGCACCGAGGCGGCCGCCGCCACCGCCGTCGTCATCGTCCGGGAGTCCGCGCCCGAGCCGTATGTCGTGGATCGTCCCTTCCTCTTCCTCATCGAGGACGTGGAGACGAAGAGCGTGCTCTTCCTCGGTCGCCTCGTGAATCCCTGA
- a CDS encoding serpin family protein, with the protein MTSLRRWLIPSLIATLGLAGCSSDEPPGERIASDKTRVTKPDVPAEDFAALVTGNTDFAASMYRRISKPGENLLFSPFSVSQALAMVYAGARGNTESQMAQALHFTLPQERLHPAVNALDLALHAHAKAKVEGGGSPPTLRVVNAAWGQRGFAFEPPFLDVLAQHYGTGMYAVDFQTRSTSIREDINTWVEEQTAGRIEDLLPADLVRPDTRLLLANALYFKGAWQQPFHATGEDSFHTLEGGTRQVQMMSTSITVPFLDSEGFEAVALPYAGKAFRMLVIVPEQGRFAQVESRLSADFLEGVRAGLSDRHLALGFPRFEVKQEFPLDESLEALGMVDAFTEGADLSGISQQAALMISGVQHEAFISVSEWGTEAAAATAVGAVVVSAPPPFVVDRPFLFLIEDVETKSVLFLGRVVNP; encoded by the coding sequence ATGACTTCACTTCGCCGTTGGTTGATTCCCTCACTCATCGCCACGCTGGGCCTCGCGGGCTGCTCCTCGGACGAGCCGCCGGGAGAACGCATCGCCTCGGACAAGACACGGGTGACGAAGCCCGACGTCCCGGCCGAGGACTTCGCCGCGCTCGTCACCGGCAACACCGACTTCGCCGCCTCGATGTACCGGCGAATCTCCAAGCCGGGGGAGAACCTGCTCTTCTCGCCCTTCAGCGTCAGCCAGGCCCTCGCGATGGTGTACGCGGGGGCGCGTGGCAACACTGAGTCGCAGATGGCCCAGGCGCTGCACTTCACGCTGCCCCAGGAGCGGCTCCACCCGGCCGTGAACGCGCTGGACCTGGCGCTCCACGCCCACGCCAAGGCCAAGGTGGAGGGCGGAGGCTCACCGCCCACGCTTCGCGTGGTGAACGCCGCCTGGGGCCAGCGGGGGTTCGCGTTCGAGCCGCCCTTCCTCGACGTGCTCGCCCAGCACTACGGCACGGGGATGTACGCGGTGGACTTCCAAACCAGGTCCACGTCCATCCGCGAGGACATCAACACCTGGGTCGAGGAACAGACGGCGGGCCGCATCGAGGACTTGCTCCCGGCCGACCTGGTGAGGCCCGACACGCGCCTGCTGCTCGCCAACGCGCTCTATTTCAAGGGCGCGTGGCAGCAGCCCTTCCATGCGACCGGCGAGGACTCGTTCCACACGCTGGAGGGTGGCACGCGGCAGGTCCAGATGATGAGTACTTCGATCACGGTCCCCTTCCTCGACAGCGAGGGCTTCGAGGCCGTCGCGCTTCCGTACGCGGGCAAGGCCTTCCGCATGCTAGTCATCGTTCCCGAGCAGGGACGGTTCGCACAGGTCGAGTCGCGGCTGTCGGCGGACTTCCTCGAGGGCGTCCGGGCGGGACTGAGCGACAGACACCTCGCCCTCGGGTTCCCCAGGTTCGAGGTGAAGCAGGAGTTCCCCCTCGATGAGTCGCTCGAGGCGCTCGGCATGGTGGATGCCTTCACGGAGGGCGCCGACCTGTCGGGAATCAGCCAGCAGGCGGCGCTGATGATCTCGGGCGTGCAGCACGAGGCCTTCATCTCCGTGAGCGAGTGGGGGACCGAGGCGGCCGCCGCCACCGCGGTCGGCGCCGTCGTGGTCTCCGCGCCCCCGCCGTTCGTCGTGGATCGCCCCTTCCTCTTCCTCATCGAGGACGTGGAGACCAAGAGCGTGCTCTTCCTCGGGCGCGTCGTGAACCCCTGA
- a CDS encoding ImmA/IrrE family metallo-endopeptidase, producing MLNTNISKQSTPMAKIDADVARGERKARFVLEQEGFSHLADVNIEDFAYLRGALVRKFPLKGCEGRISRRGNRAIISVSTSIDYAPKRRFVIAHELGHLELHDQANQAELAFCDDTVINELYDQGTEKEANAFATELLMPSEVWAKLVDVKTPSLDVAFSLAQQFKVSYTAAAIRFAMLAPERCCVVFAQNGKIKWAASGSDFGHWIERGSSLHPATLASDYFLKGHVPPRQAEEVAAKAWLSSPRARTGELWEHCRVLSSIHATLSLLWIPDGAEF from the coding sequence TTGCTGAATACGAACATCTCGAAGCAGAGCACACCAATGGCAAAGATTGATGCTGATGTCGCGCGTGGAGAGCGCAAAGCACGCTTTGTGCTGGAACAAGAAGGTTTCTCGCATTTGGCCGATGTCAATATCGAAGATTTCGCTTACCTTCGCGGTGCGCTTGTTCGTAAGTTTCCGCTCAAAGGCTGTGAGGGGCGAATTTCTCGTCGTGGCAATCGCGCCATCATAAGCGTCAGCACGTCTATAGATTATGCCCCCAAACGCCGGTTTGTCATTGCGCACGAACTCGGGCATCTAGAGCTTCACGACCAAGCCAACCAAGCAGAACTCGCGTTCTGTGACGACACAGTCATCAACGAACTATATGATCAAGGCACAGAAAAGGAGGCCAATGCTTTTGCTACTGAGCTTCTGATGCCTAGTGAGGTTTGGGCCAAGCTCGTTGACGTAAAAACACCCTCTCTCGACGTGGCGTTCTCCCTCGCTCAGCAGTTCAAGGTCAGCTACACAGCCGCAGCTATTCGTTTTGCCATGCTCGCGCCGGAGCGCTGTTGTGTCGTATTTGCTCAGAATGGGAAAATAAAATGGGCAGCATCCGGCTCTGATTTTGGTCACTGGATAGAGCGTGGCTCATCATTGCATCCTGCAACCCTGGCAAGCGATTATTTTTTGAAAGGCCATGTGCCACCTAGGCAAGCCGAGGAGGTTGCTGCCAAAGCTTGGCTTTCCTCTCCTCGCGCACGAACTGGCGAGCTATGGGAGCACTGTCGTGTTCTCTCCTCCATTCACGCGACACTTTCTCTGCTGTGGATTCCCGATGGGGCTGAATTCTGA